A region from the Cryptococcus gattii WM276 chromosome H, complete sequence genome encodes:
- a CDS encoding Hypothetical Protein (Similar to TIGR gene model, INSD accession AAW45304.1) has product MHRVPRHRESSQAGQDQLIRPQEPSTSGQGSPPPSPPPPPADPPQFSPALISRLSSPHEPAPPTSSTDDIVRRRLAAESAHLRSQEAEILHSISAALEKENLDRERPGMSSHVLGRDIDEIREKVERMREKKNNESEGVRLARQGVEQCYLTHGDKPLDCWKQVEAFKAEVAKLEQAFVKSLQ; this is encoded by the exons ATGCA TCGCGTGCCTAGACACA GGGAGTCATCCCAGGCGGGTCAGGACCAGCTCATCCGCCCCCAGGAACCATCCACCTCCGGCCAGGGGAgcccccccccctccccccccccccccccaGCTGACCCCCCGCAGTTCTCCCCCGCGCTCATCTCCCGCCTCTCCTCCCCCCACGAACCCGCCCCCCCCACATCCAGCACCGACGACATCGTCCGCCGCCGCCTCGCCGCCGAGTCCGCACATCTCCGCTCCCAGGAAGCGGAGATCCTCCACTCCATCTCCGCCGCGCTCGAAAAGGAGAACCTCGACAGGGAAAGGCCAGGCATGAGCTCCCACGTCCTCGGCAGGGATATCGACGAGATCAGGGAAAAGGTCGAGCGCatgagggagaagaagaacaatGAGAGCGAGGGTGTCAGGCTCGCGAGGCAGGGTGTCGAACAGTGTTACCT GACTCACGGGGACAAGCCGCTGGATTGCTGGAAACAAGTCGAGGCGTTCAAGGCAGAGGTCGCAAAGCTCGAGCAG GCTTTCGTAAAGTCTCTTCAATAG
- a CDS encoding uncharacterized protein (Similar to TIGR gene model, INSD accession AAW45306.1): protein MAAYHALSAMANPNSPSLSIRGAASAPARVVASALRGAGISARSHGMDVDVDGDRGVVRRGAPPRRARPSGPLDQTGRHRPPQGTQQGDKPYGKPTRGTARRGGRGGVSNAGRVPAGTPPGITAIRQAPSKAEKDHAKSELSRKLSSAEMKAWLESRMIAEGVLDMSNLPNDEWIKSNGIFPPGHPHAPPTAGLVFWRLIDQTFQKTDKITIHTLSLANDNFSHLKQLEKLPIWLPDIRALDLSGNPINHISELDNILASGEKKGKANAGMGSLKSLVELKLNGCLFREKTLARPDGEAIYKHEILRRFPGLRILDGVSLERVIFPIERKPKVKHTEEEKAALIAKPFSFPVEVRPEFFSEEAARNFAMAFCAKFFPCFDNNRADCLPAYAPNALISIAANTLTSRSAQQQYVLKTRLDRPNPVPFEPWINLPSRNFFRNATSIQQRMETLKTAADPSQLVEWWGKAVPRTEHPLTEASKWCFECWVLDSEGGHVRLCLMIQGQFRELPSGTYRSFSRTFILVEAPEGSPALNAGYPASILSDTMIVHSFLGTGAFDQTRPLGMNGVIIQPPSIPFTPSAVPPGAQGTSGLAGVFNPSLPSASPNAASAASAPPPAATATTAAAGPDPATQQSLISQISSRTGMNAQYAGLCLVQNGWDLEAAIKNFEEIKTSIPAEAFQ from the exons ATGGCGGCATACCACGCACTCTCCGCAATGGCCAACCCCAACTCCCcctccctctccatccGCGGCGCAGCGTCCGCCCCCGCCCGCGTCGTCGCCAGTGCGCTCAGGGGCGCAGGCATATCCGCACGCTCCCACGGCATGGACGTCGACGTCGACGGCGACAGAGGTGTCGTCCGCAGAGGCGCACCGCCGAGGAGGGCACGGCCCTCCGGCCCACTGGACCAG ACTGGCCGGCATCGTCCACCACAGGGCACGCAGCAGGGCGATAAACCGTACGGCAAACCTACGCGCGGTACAGCCAGAAGAGGCGGGCGTGGCGGCGTATCCAATGCAGGCCGAGTACCGGCGGGCACACCCCCAGGCATCACTGCTATTCGACAAGCACCGTCCAAAGCTGAAAAGGACCATGCGAAATCGGAATTGTCAAGAAAGCTGTCGAGTGCAGAGATGAAAGCGTGGCTCGAAAGCCGCATGATCGCCGAGGGTGTACTGGACATGTCG AATTTACCAAACGACGAGTGGATCAAATCAAATGGAATCTTCCCGCCGGGACATCCCCATGCGCCGCCCACTGCTGGCTTAGTATTCTGGAGACTTATCGACCAGACATTCCAAAAG ACTGACAAGATTACAATACACACACTCTCCCTTGCCAACGACAACTTTTCCCACCTCAAACAACTCGAAAAACTACCCATCTGGCTGCCCGACATTCGCGCTCTCGACCTGAGCGGTAATCCCATCAACCATATCTCCGAATTGGATAATATCTTGGCGTCGGGCGAGAAAAAGGGGAAAGCGAATGCGGGGATGGGCAGTTTGAAGAGTCTTGTGGAACTTAAACTGAACGGCTGTCTCTTTAGGGAAAAGACTCTGGCGAGACCTGATGGTGAAGCCATCTACAAACA TGAGATTCTTCGACGATTCCCAGGTCTACGAATCCTCGATGGCGTGAGCCTCGAACGCGTCATTTTCCCCATCGAGCGGAAACCCAAAGTCAAGCATacggaagaagaaaaagcgGCTCTTATTGCTAAACCGTTTTCGTTCCCCGTTGAAGTCCGACCCGAATTCTTTTCAGAAGAAGCCGCTAGGAATTTCGCCATGGCTTTTTGTGCAAA ATTCTTCCCGTGCTTTGACAACAACCGAGCCGACTGTCTCCCCGCATACGCACCCAACGCCCTCATCTCCATCGCCGCCAACACCCTCACCTCGCGTTCCGCCCAACAGCAATACGTCCTCAAAACCCGGCTCGACCGCCCCAACCCCGTCCCATTCGAACCGTGGATCAACCTCCCCTCACGCAACTTTTTCCGTAACGCCACTTCTATCCAGCAACGTATGGAGACACTCAAAACAGCTGCTGACCCGTCCCAGTTGGTCGAATGGTGGGGAAAGGCCGTGCCGCGGACAGAACATCCGTTGACGGAAGCGAGCAAGTGGTGTTTCGAGTGTTGGGTGCTGGATAGTGAGGGGGGTCATGTGAGGTTGTGTTTGATGATACAGGGACAGTTTAGAGAGTTGCCTTCCGGGACGTATAGGTCGTTCTCAAGGACGTTTATCTTGGTGGAAGCGCCCGAGGGGTCTCC CGCACTGAACGCTGGATACCCGGCGAGTATCCTGTCAGATACCATGATCGTCCATTCTTTCCTCGGTACAGGCGCATTCGACCAAACTCGGCCGCTCGGTATGAACGGCGTGATCATCCAACCGCCTTCTATCCCATTTACCCCATCTGCCGTTCCCCCAGGGGCCCAAGGTACTTCCGGTCTTGCTGGCGTTTTCAATCCATCACTCCCATCTGCCTCTCCAAACGCCGCATCCGCCGCATcagcaccaccaccagcagcaacagcaacaacagcagcGGCAGGACCAGACCCCGCAACCCAACAATCACTCATCTCCCAAATCTCCTCAAGGACAGGGATGAACGCCCAATACGCAGGCTTGTGTTTAGTGCAGAATGGATGGGATTTGGAAGCGGCGATCAAGAATTTTGAAGAGATCAAAACGTCGATTCCGGCCGAGGCGTTTCAGTAA
- a CDS encoding sugar transporter, putative (Similar to TIGR gene model, INSD accession AAW45575.1), protein MAGEDPAVTAFVEDVPSHPSRKVSEDGPLFQDKEISTMYANAAAATEKEQSMTLLEGLRLYPKAIAWSVLISSCCAMEGYDISLLGNFYAFAPFNRKFGVELDDGTWQVPARWQTGLSNGAQCGQIIGLIVNGIFTERYGYRKVLIASLIWLAAVITLFFCAPNIKVLLAGEILAGIPWGVFQSIAISYASDVCPIALRGYLTCYANFCWGWGQLIGVGVIRAMFTRDDQWAYRIPYAVQWVWPPLILAGVIFAPESPWWLIRHGRIEEAKQSLRRLASPKRNASYDVDETADMIRHTTELEKDITSGASYWDCFKGVDLRRTEIVCAIWSMQNLSGNTFSNYSTYFFEQAGLTGTIPYDFAMGQYGINMVGVFGAWGLMALGLGRRKLILIGTSGLCIVLLIMGFMGLIPDSKQREAGLATGSLMLVWAIFYQCTVGTVAYSLVGEIASRRLSIKTVALGRAAYNVVAIICNVLTPYMINPTAWNWGNYAGFFWAGSCFLCLVYAYFRVPEPSGRTYAELDLLFERKISARKFASTHVNAFDVALHHEVGEDKVLSDHVEKV, encoded by the exons ATGGCCGGTGAAGACCCTGCTGTCACGGCTTTTGTCGAGGATGTCCCCTCCCATCCTTCTCGCAAGGTGTCTGAAGATGGTCCATTATTTCAGGACAAGGAGATTTCCACCATGTACGCCAATGCTGCCGCCGCTACAG AGAAGGAACAGAGCATGACTCTTCTAGAGGGTCTCCGATTGTATCCCAAGGCCATCGCCTGGTCTGTCCTCATCTCGTCATGTTGTGCGATGGAAGGCTATGACATCTCTTTACTCGGTAACTTCT ACGCATTTGCCCCTTTCAACCGAAAATTCGGTGTGGAACTAGATGACGGTACCTGGCAGGTTCCTGCTCGATGGCAAACGGGGTTGTCAAACGGCGCCCAGTGTGGACAGATCATTGGTTTGATCG TCAATGGTATTTTCACTGAACGATATGGTTACCGAAAGGTTCTTATTGCGAGTCTTATTTGGCTTGCGGCTGTTAtcaccctcttcttctgcgCTCCCAACATCAAAGTTCTCCTTGCAGGCGAGATTTTGGCCGGTATCCCTTGGGGTGTCTTCCAGTCTATTGCCATTTCCTACGCCAGTGATGTCTGCCCTATCGCTCTTCGTGGCTA CTTGACCTGTTATGCCAACTTCTGCTGGGGTTGGGGCCAGCTTATTGGTGTCGGGGTCATCAGGGCCATGTTCACGCGTGATGACCAATGGGCCTACCGTATCCCTTATGCTGTTCAA TGGGTGTGGCCTCCTCTCATTCTCGCGGGTGTCATCTTCGCTCCCGAATCTCCTTGGTGGTTGATTCGACATGGCCGAATTGAAGAAGCAAAGCAGTCTCTGAGACGTCTTGCCTCCCCGAAACGTAATGCCTCTTACGATGTTGACGAGACCGCCGACATGATCCGTCACACCACTGAACTTGAAAAGGACATTACTTCCGGCGCTTCCTATTGGGACTGCTTTAAAGGTGTGGACCTTCGTCGTACTGAGATTGTCTGCGCCATCTGGAGTATGCAGAACCTTTCCGGTAACACCTTCAGTAACTAC AGTACCTACTTCTTTGAGCAAGCTGGTCTTACTGGTACCATCCCTTACGACTTCGCAATGGGGCAGTACGGCATCAACATGGTCGGTGTCTTTGGCGCCTGGGGTCTTATGGCTCTCGGTCTTGGTCGAAGAAAGCTTATCCTCATTGGTACCTCTGGTCTCTGCATTGTTCTCTTGATCATGGGTTTCATGGGTTTGATCCCAGACTCTAAGCAGAGGGAAGCTGGTTTGGCTACTGGTTCTCTCATGTTGGTCTGGGCCATCTTCTACCAGTGCACTGTCGG TACTGTTGCCTACTCCTTGGTCGGTGAAATTGCCTCTCGACGACTTTCTATTAAGACTGTTGCTCTCGGTCGTGCTGCGTATAACGTTGTTGCCATTATCTGCAACGTTCTTACACCTTACATGATCAACCCCACTGCTTGGAACTGGGGCAACTATGCCGGTTTCTTCTGGGCTGGCTCTTGTTTCCTCTGTCTTGTCTATGCCTACTTCCGTGTGCCCGAACCTTCGGGCCGAACCTATGCTGAG CTTGACTTGCTCTTCGAGCGCAAGATCTCTGCCCGCAAGTTTGCCAGCACCCATGTCAACGCTTTCGATGTCGCGCTTCACCATGAGGTCGGTGAAGACAAGGTTCTCTCTGACCACGTCGAGAAAGTCTAA
- a CDS encoding Voltage-gated potassium channel beta-2 subunit, putative (Similar to TIGR gene model, INSD accession AAW45573.1), translating to MSGQRFEPKNMLYRNLGNSGLRVPIFSYGGWLTVGYNQKGDIVKELMQTAFDSGINMFDNAEAYAAGESESQMGRVIKELGWDRSDIIVTTKIFFGTGDKERHNTRGLSRKHIIEGVNKSLKRLGLDYVDIVFAHRPDLTTPLEETVRAFNYLIDKGLTFYWGTSEWSAMQIQQATEIARRLNMVGPVAEQPHYSMLHRERFEVEYEPLWRYENFGSTIWSPLDSGMLTGKYNDGIPQDSRYHHNLGGAMDERIKELESPEGKAKIEKVKKLTKIAERLGGSMTNLALAWTLKHKGVSTCILGATKPEQIKENVKALDIYPKLTPEVMEEIEKILDNKPDPPPSYGRLTSEGQLM from the exons ATGTCCGGCCAACGATTCGAACCCAAGAACATGCTT TACCGAAACCTCGGAAACTCCGGCCTT CGAGTTCCCATTTTCAGCTATGGTGGCTGGTTGAC GGTTGGATACAACCAAAAAGGTGACATTGTTAAAGAGTTGATGCAGACTGCTTTTGACAGTGGTATCAACATGTTTGAT AATGCTGAAGCCTACGCCGCTGGAGAG TCTGAGTCCCAGATGGGCCGGGTTATCAAGGAGCTTGGCTGG GATCGAAGCGATATCATCGTCACCACCAAGATCTTCTTCGGCACTGGTGATAAAGAGAGGCACAACACTCGTGGTCTGAGTCGTAAGCACATCATAGAAGGTGTTAACAAGTCTCTAAAGAGACTTGGGCTTGACTATG TGGACATTGTCTTCGCTCACCG ACCTGACTTGACCACTCCTTTGGAGGAGACTGTCCGAGCGTTCAATTATCTCATTGACA AGGGCCTTACCTTCTACTGGGGTACATCTGAGTGGTCTGCCATGCAGATTCAGCAAGCGACTGAGATTGCTCGTCGACTCAACATGGTCGGTCCTGTTGCTGAGCAACCTCACTACTCCATGCTTCATCGCGAGCGATTTGAGGTCGAATACGAGCCTCTCTGGCGATACGAAAACTTTGGAAG TACCATCTGGTCTCCTCTTGACTCTGGTATGCTCACCGGCAAATACAACGACGGCATTCCTCAAGACTCTCGATATCACCACAACCTCGGAGGCGCGATGGACGAACGTATCAAGGAGCTCGAATCTCCCGAGGGCAAGGCCAAGATTGAAAAGGTCAAGAAGCTCACTAAGATCGCCGAGAGGCTTGGTGGATCAATGACAAATCTTGCTTTGGCTTGGACTTTGAAGCACAAGGGAGTGTCCACTTGTATT CTTGGTGCCACTAAG CCAGAACAGATCAAGGAGAACGTCAAGGCTCTTGATATCTACCCCAAATTGACTCCTGAGGTTATggaggagattgagaagaTTCTTGATAACAAGCCTGACCCTCCA CCTTCGTACGGTCGACTTACCTCTGAGGGACAGCTTATGTAA
- a CDS encoding ataxin-3, putative (Similar to TIGR gene model, INSD accession AAW45308.1 and Machado-Joseph disease protein 1) codes for MDLVPYMYYEKQEAGSQLCAQHCLNNLLQQYTYSEFDLADIAKRLDQAENATLAVNHQLRKSYNYDDTGYFSISVLERALEVWDLTMVRWRGEAMKPYQDHPEDQAAFILNLASHWFALRRFAPNPPHVAASKRWYNLNSFLPNGPEWISPTYLHMVLTQAEQEGYSVFVIRKATPGTKEGEEAGEAEGWGDGGIGQLPESLGDVMAVELGEPVGRSGGRSTATDGPARRSENSQLSTSAGPNTTTLDVGPSSSPPRPRQRRQPDLSSDPTEVIDDPYVQPAPSRSRQLSSRSDHVQPQATGDDEGDIFDQTQGIPSHHDETADDENVDDDFEMNHSRPYTGAMDFQFQSRSYDDEDEALQAALKASMADLPEGWEMPDILKPESERQAFATTTTTTTTATTTTTPPIVPEPQREGTPVAAPVVEEKDVIEYNEVEDDSDDVQPAEEPSPQEIRRKRLARFG; via the exons ATGGATCTCGTTCCAT ACATGTATTATGAGAAGCAAGAGGCAGGATCTCAGCTCT GCGCTCAGCACTGCCT GAATAACCTTCTCCAGCAGTATACCTACTCCGAATTTGACTTGGCAGATATTGCGAAGAG GCTAGACCAAGCTGAAAACGCTACTCTCGCTGTTAACCATCAGCTTAGAAAGTCTTACAACTACGATGATACTGGTTATTTCTCCATCTCAGTTCTGGAACGGGCGTTGGAAGTTTGGGACCTGACCATGGTCAGGTGGAGAGGCGAAGCCATGAAGCCATACCAAGATCACCCAGA AGATCAAGCAGCTTTTATTCTTAATCTCGCATCTCACTGGTTTGCTCTCCGTCGCTTTGCCCCCAATCCTCCTCATGTAGCTGCCTCTAAAAGGTGGTACAACCTCAACTCCTTCCTCCCAAATGGTCCAGAATGGATCTCTCCTACGTATCTTCACATGGTCCTGACACAGGCCGAGCAAGAGGGCTATTCCGTATTTGTCATCAGAAAGGCAACACCGGGGACCAAAGAAGGTGAGGAAGCAGGTGAAGCGGAAGGATGGGGAGATGGCGGCATTGGTCAATTGCCCGAATCTCTGGGTGACGTGATGGCCGTGGAGCTAGGTGAGCCAGTGGGAAGGTCCGGTGGACGGTCAACTGCGACAGATGGGCCCGCAAGAAGATCCGAAAATAGTCAACTGTCTACTTCAGCCGGCCCAAATACCACCACACTAGATGTTGGaccttcctcttcaccgCCCCGACCTCGTCAACGCCGTCAGCCGGATTTATCCTCCGACCCAACCGAGGTCATTGACGATCCTTACGTTCAACCCGCTCCGTCTCGCTCACGACAATTATCTTCACGTTCCGACCATGTCCAGCCTCAAGCTACtggggatgatgaaggCGATATCTTCGATCAGACTCAGGGTATTCCATCACATCATGATGAGACGGCTGACGATGAGAATGTCGACGACGATTTTGAGATGAACCATTCCCGACCGTACACTGGTGCGATGGACTTCCAGTTCCAAAGCCGGAGCtacgatgatgaggacgaggCTCTACAAGCAGCTTTGAAAGCCAGTATGGCAGACCTGCCGGAAGGATGGGAGATGCCTGATATTTTGAAACCAGAAAGCGAGAGACAGGCGTTTGCTACTACTACCACTACTACCACTACTGctactactactactactCCACCAATAGTGCCAGAACCACAAAGGGAAGGAACTCCTGTGGCGGCACCAGTAGTTGAGGAAAAGGACGTAATAGAATATAACGAAGTAGAGGACGATAGCGACGACGTCCAACCGGCCGAGGAACCATCCCCCC AGGAAATTCGACGAAAGCGTCTTGCTCGCTTCGGATAG
- a CDS encoding Golgi vesicle transport-related protein, putative (Similar to TIGR gene model, INSD accession AAW45310.1): MAEQNFSAALATWKEINLSELQKNLDATAVELVDNQKENLVGRKKLAEQTREFKKLPDDAEKFAAIKVLLKAYQGEIDALTRRSKMSETSFLNVYKLLADAPDPYPLLDAAVDQTVKVAEARMLENELTRLREENGELKKSLGEAANVEEKRKKAESKVEQLEEKMDDLIRERVTQKENELNAEYDERIRNYEEREKDLQRQVEMVKKQLRDLHMSNESAEAKLLNANQRQEQDVAARLAELDMVAADLARANERVATVERRNEILRSEIESVRSGSQQAERVKALEAQISELEAEASRVLAALDAAKDAKTEADHQYKKQAEESAKEISARTAEVDGLKAKVKEMADYDEIKRELEIMKYVEFSGADFGDDDGEKPQLPDPNASVANKQRGQSLEKLLTSKNRRLLEDLTKLRVSWEDLSSEHAKAEEIIEGLQVDLALQRGLVEKLEGDLMVLNNREDRAGTPGQGLAGLDIGGKPDGRASPANSGSQDSSILPIVTSQRDRFRQRNAELEDELRKQFETISDLRTEVKSLQADNLKLYEKVRYMGSYRDSSIAKGGPSGGASSSGGGAGGLLTGVLGRRDEEIGKYKDKYDESLNPFEAFKGREAQRAIQALNPVERGLFSLTRAIVGNKRARNIFILYAGSLHILILFILWNTMAASDSTSHPPVTIHP, encoded by the exons ATGGCAGAGCAAAATTTCTCGGCCGCTTTGGCTACGTGGAAGG AAATCAATCTTTCGGAACTTCAAAAGAATTTGGACGCAACGGCTGTCGAGCTTGTTGACAATCAAAAAGAAAACCTGGTAGGCCGTAAGAAGTTAGCGGAGCAGACTCGAG AATTCAAGAAACTCCCAGATGATGCTGAGAAATTTGCGGCTATCAAGGTCCTTCTCAAGGCTTATCAAGGTGAAATTGATGCCCTCACTCGACGCTCAAAGATGTCCGAAACATCGTTCTTGAACGTGTACAAGTTACTTGCCGATGCGCCTGATCCCTACCCTCTTTTGGATGCAGCTGTAGATCAGACAGTCAAAGTCGCGGAAGCCAGGATGCTGGAGAACGAGTTAACCAGGCTGAGAGAGGAAAACGGGgaattgaagaagagtctGGGAGAAGCCGCTAACgtggaggagaagaggaagaaggcagaAAGCAAGGTCGAACAGCTAGAGGAAAAG ATGGATGATCTAATTCGAGAAAGGGTTACTCAGAAGGAGAATGAGCTCAATGCAGAATACGACGAGAGGATACGCAATTAcgaggaaagagaaaaggaCCTTCAGAGGCAAGTGGAGATGGTCAAAAAGCAATTGCGAGATCTTCACATGTCCAATGAGAGTGCAGAGGCTAAACTCCTTAACGCCAACCAGCGTCAAG AGCAAGACGTGGCTGCAAGATTGGCCGAGCTCGACATGGTGGCCGCTGATCTTGCTCGAGCCAACGAACGTGTAGCGACCGTCGAACGACGAAAC GAGATTCTCCGTTCTGAGATTGAGTCTGTTCGTTCAGGCTCCCAGCAGGCTGAGAGAGTCAAAGCACTCGAAGCACAAATATCCGAGCTTGAAGCCGAAGCATCTCGTGTCCTTGCCGCTCTTGATGCTGCCAAGGACGCCAAAACCGAAGCGGATCACCAGTACAAGAAACAGGCCGAGGAATCTGCCAAGGAAATTTCTGCTCGAACTGCTGAGGTTGACGGATTGAAGGCCAAGGTGAAGGAAATGGCGGATTACGATGAAATCAAGCGGGAGCTTGAAATCATGAAGTATGTAGAATTCTCTGGGGCCGATTTTGGAGATGACGACGGAGAGAAACCTCAATTGCCCGACCCGAACGCTTCTGTCGCCAACAAACAACGCGGTCAGTCTCTGGAAAAACTCCTCACCTCGAAGAACCGTCGTCTTCTGGAAGATCTCACAAAGCTTCGTGTTTCTTGGGAAGATCTTTCGAGCGAGCATGCCAAGGCGGAGGAAATAATTGAGGGTTTGCAGGTGGATTTGGCCCTGCAAAGGGGATTAGTTGAGAAGCTGGAAGGCGACTTGATGGTCTTAAACAATCGAGAAGACAGGGCTGGGACCCCAGGGCAGGGTCTCGCTGGATTAGATATCGGTGGTAAGCCT GACGGCCGTGCGTCACCCGCCAATTCTGGCTCTCAAGATTCTTCTATCCTCCCTATCGTCACTTCCCAACGTGATCGTTTCCGACAGCGCAATGCTGAACTGGAAGACGAATTGCGGAAACAATTCGAGACCATCTCAGATTTGCGTACTGAAGTTAAATCCCTTCAAGCCGATAACCTGAAGTTGTATGAAAAAGTGAGATACATGGGATCGTACCGTGATTCTTCAATTGCCAAGGGTGGACCCTCAGGCGGGGCATCCTCCTCTGGAGGTGGCGCGGGGGGATTGTTGACCGGTGTACtgggaaggagagatgaagaaatCGGAAAATATAAAGACAAGTACGATGAATCACTTAATCCCTTTGAGGCATTCAAGGGACGAGAAGCCCAAAGAGCTATCCAGGCTTTGAACCCTGTGGAAAGAGGATTGTTCAGTCTGACGAGGGCGATAGTGGGTAATAAGAGGGCGAGAAATATTTTCATTCTGTATGCAGGAAGCTTG CATATTCTAattctcttcattctttGGAATACCATGGCCGCAAGCGACTCTACTTCACATCCACCGGTGACAATCCACCCATAG
- a CDS encoding Hypothetical Protein (Similar to TIGR gene model, INSD accession AAW45312.1), translated as MMGNTKTLNIIRGKDKIKCVTKPCYDCRFGSKEELTILPGSMLLQSSLMRMTNRRKWAIPRGVSAPSAAVCFGTTMTSGLTYVYHCFTLSSMLNEQANV; from the coding sequence ATGATGGGCAATACCAAGACTCTCAATATCATTCGCGGCAAGGACAAGATCAAGTGCGTAACCAAACCATGTTATGATTGTCGTTTCGGATCAAAAGAGGAGTTGACAATCTTACCAGGGTCTATGTTGCTGCAGTCGAGTTTGATGCGAATGACAAACCGACGAAAATGGGCAATTCCAAGAGGAGTTTCTGCACCGAGTGCAGCAGTATGCTTTGGAACTACCATGACGAGTGGCCTGACGTACGTCTATCATTGCTTCACACTATCATCAATGCTCAATGAACAGGCTAACGTATAA